The stretch of DNA AGAGCTTAGTCCGTTCGATGAATTTACTCGTCGCAGGGGAAGCGTGCTTCATGGAAGGGATGACGATTCCGAGCGACCGGGAGCTGGGAGCCTGAAGTTCCAGCATGGAGACATGATGGCCCCGGCTGCTTAGAATCATCTCGGAGATAATACTGATGCCGAGTCCGCTCTCTACCATGGCGATAATGGCATAATCGTCCCCTGCCTCGAACTGAACTCGCGGCTGATGTGGAAGCTTGCTCAGCACGCGTCTGACGTCCTGGTCGCAGCCTTTTGTCGGCATGATGAACGACTCTTGCTCGATCTGCGCATAGGATATGCGCTTGCACCTGCTAAGCGGATGCTGCTTGGGCACGATACAGACCATTCGGTCCAGCCACAGAGGAATGGCCTCGAAGTTGTCCAAAGTCGGCAAGGACATGAAGCCAAAGTCGATCTCCCCGTTTTTTAGCCAGTCTTCGATCTCATCGTAATCGCCGTTAATTAGCTTTACCTCGATGAGCGGATGCTCTTCCCGGAAGCTGCTGATGATTCCCGGCAGCCAGTTGATAGAGACGCTTGAGAATGTGCCGATTCGGATAGTTCCGGCTTCAACCCCCTTAATCGCGGCGATCTCCTGCTTAAGCTGTTCGTCACAGTTCAGCAGACTCCGAATATGCTTCAGCACCCGTTCGCCATTTAACGTCAATCGGACGCCCGTCCGATTGCGGATCAGCAGAACGAAACCGAACTCATCTTCAAGGCTGCTGATAGCATGACTGACCGCGGACTGGGTAAGCCCTAGCGCTTCAGCTGCACGGGTGAGACTCCCCAGCTCAACGATCTTCTGGAAGACTTCGTATTTGATTAAGCTCATAATTCCCGCCTCTTTTTCATGAATATTATTCAACTATATAATTACAAACATTCATTTTATTTATCCTTTATTCAGTTATATACTAACCTTAGATTCGGGATACGTCCAGTGCCGATCCGGAAGGTGGACATTCCTAGCGATATCACCAGAACACAAAGGAGATGGAATGAATGAAGCCTAGAAACGCCGATTTGCTGATGATGCTCGTAACGATGAGTTGGGGCTCGTCTTATCTGTTTATGAAGAACGGACTGGATTCCGTATCCCCGTTCAACCTGGTCGCTCTTCGATTCGGTTTGGCATTTGTGCTGTGTGCGGCCATATGGTTGAAACGGTTGCGTTCGACGGACAAAATAACGCTAATGTATTCCTTCATACTAGGATTTCTCCTGTTTGCCGTATCTGCCTCCGTTATCTTCGGTCTCGGAAGTACTTCGACGTCCAATGCAGGGTTTCTTGCCAGCTTGACGGTAATCTTCGTTCCGGCATTGTCGGCAATTGTACTGAAGCAGAAGCCGGAAGCGAAGCTGATCGTAGGCGCTTGCTCGGCGCTTATCGGTATCGGGCTGCTCACGATCAGCGGTCCGATGAGCGTAAAGGCTGGGGATTTATTGTGCATCCTGGCTGCCATGCTGTACGCTGCCCATATTCTGGTGACGGGAGCGGCGGCGAAGACTGCGGACACTCTGAATCTTGGAATTCTGCAATTAGGATTCGCGGGCGGCTTCGGCTTGTCATTCTCATTCATGTTCGAACATCCCCGGCTCCCTGAGTCAACCGGGGGCTGGGTATCGATCCTGATGCTAAGCGTCGTATGCAGCGCAATCGGCTATATCGTTCAGTCCATAGCGCAAAAATATACCACGCCAGCGCATACGGGACTTGTTTTCTCGATGGAGCCCGTTTTTGCCGCGATATTCGCTTACCTTTTCGCGAACGAACTGCTGCCCCTGAGAGGCTACGTTGGAGCCGCATTGATTCTATTAGGGGTGCTGATGGCCGAGATGAAGCGGAAGAGTGCTGCTCCGGGTGGTATTGGATACGGCAAAGGAGAGGGGGTGTCATGAGTAATTGATTAGTAAGGTATAAGAGGTAAGGTCCTTCCAATTGCTTAATGTAAAGGAGGGGTCTTTTTATGTTGTTTAGGGATAGTGATAAGTATTTAAGAAGCAACATTCTGATAGGTTTATGCCTTTTGATTCGTATTACATAGTAGGTACCGAACAATAGGGTGAGGGAGGGCAGCATTTGTGAAAATAACAGAAGATAATGTTGTACAACAAACTAAAAACCGCAACGAGAGGGCCATTGCATTCATTATTCAAATGTACGGGGGATTACTCACGGCGATTATTAAACGTCATGTACAGAACAGTCAGCTGGATTATGAAGAATGTTTAGATGATGTGCTGCTGGCCATTTGGCATAATATCGACGCATTTGATGAAAGGAAAAATACATTTAAGCAGTGGATTGCCGCCATTGCAAAGTACCGCGCAATTGATTACCAGCGGAGAATGATGAGAAACCGGCAGCAATTTATCAGTACGGAAATATCCGATCATCTATACCAAAAGCAGCCGATATCCCCGAAACAAGATGTGGAGGAAGTGTTAGCTCACTTATCTTCCAAAGAACGGGCCATTTTTGAGAAGTACTATTTAGAGGGGGTATCATCTCGTGAAATAGCACTGCAAATGAATGTGAAGGAGTCCTGGATTCATAACAAGCTCTCACGCGGGCGCAAGAAGCTGAAACAGATTTTTATTCCTAAGAATGAGGTGTGAATCCATGTCAATGTATACAGAGTTAAATGATTTGCAGCTTGATGTATCAGAATATGAGGAAATGCCTTTAACAGAGATTGAACGAAAAAAATGGGAAAAACGTGTATTAATAAAGCTTCATCAACGCAAACATAACTACTCAAAAAAATGGATAGGGCTAGCTGCCGCCCTCCTTCTGGCAATAGGTGTAACCATTCCTCTTGGAAAAGTATCGCTCGCACAGATGCCATTTGTGACGGGACTCATCGAACATTTTATTAATGGAGACAAACCAGCCAATTATTCAGCCTATAAAACAGCAATTGGTGAACCGGCTGTAAATGCATATGGCAAGCTGACACTGAATGAAGTGCTAGTCGATGCGGACAGGCTCCTCATAAGCTCGACATTTGAGCCGGCTAAAGGCGTCTCTTTTGATTATCAAACTTTTTTGTCTCCACATGTCCTTGTCAACGGAGAAGACCTTCAAAAATCAGGAGGAGCACAGTCGATTAAAGTAAATGATGGCATGTATACGATTTATGGGGATATAAAGATGAGTCATTTACCGAATGATGGTCCGCTTCAAATCAAAATCACTTATGATACAATCAGTAAACGTAAAAGGATTGCGATTGAAGAGCCGTGGGTATTTAATATAACGGTGTCAACAAGTCAGTTAGAGAAAGATACAAAAACGTTTACTTTAGGCAAGACCATCACACTCAATAATGGAGAAAAAGTAACGCTTAAAAAGGTGATTGTCACCCCTGTTTCGACATTAATCTATTATGATGCGACAGAGGCATCGGAATCGACTCGTTTCAAACTTATTTCCTCTGGCGGTAAGGAAGTTCCTTTTAGTGAAGGCTATGGCTCTAGCGATATTGGAGACACTTCATATACCCGTTATGCACCGATTGATTTAGAGAAAGAGACCTATTCGCTTATCCCTGTTGATGAGAATGATGAAGAGATAGGGCCTGAAGTTCAAATTCAATAATGAGAAGCGAACGCCGACACATCCTATTGGGAGGTGTTGAAGATGAATGAGCCGGGTTTGGAGAAGGCGATGGACACCCTGCAATATTTGAGCCAGGATTCGGAGGCCAGACGAATGTATGAGGCCAGACAGAAATATTTGCACGATGAAGCTTCCATGATTGAGGGGGCGAAGTCGGCGGGTATTGCGGAAGGAATATATAAAGGAAAAAGAGATGTGGTCAAGAATATGCTCGCTATGGGCTTAGACATTGCTACAATTGCCAAGGCGACGGGTCTTACCCAAAGATGAGATTAAGTCTATAAAGCTTTAATGATGTACCTCTTGTTGAATTTGTGGGTTTATGAGGGTTAATGGGCGAGGCGGCCTTTCTCTCGAGGCGAAAAAACTATGCAGGCGGGTGAAACAGCGTGCACTTGAATGCTCCATTGTCCGCGTTTCTTGAGATAAGGGAGGTTAGATATCCTTCCGGCGGCCAGCGTTTGAGAAGTCTATTGAAATCGCACTAGAAAATAAAAAATTATTGTTGTCCTCTCAGTCAATTCATGTTATATTACTTTTTGTGGCTGTATTATTTTTGTGTTCATACGCGGTCGTGGCGGAATTGGCAGACGCGCACGGTTCAGGTCCGTGTGGGCTAACCCCCCGTGGAGGTTCGAGTCCTCTCGACCGCATACAAGATAGATAAATGACGATGCAGTCCAAGTTACTTAGCAACAGCTCTTCAATTATGAAGAGCCTTTTTCTTTTTTTGGGGACAAAGTTTATTTGGAAGAGAGGTGAGGATATATGATCCAGCCTAATGCGAACGTGAAACAGGGATTCCTTGAAAAATATTTTTCCGGGCAGTCCATGGACTACCGCCAGATGATCTCGCTTTTTATCCCGATTCTGATTGATCAGGCTTTCGTAGTCGGTCTTAATCTTATCAACACGGCTATGATCAGCTCGGCGGGAGTAGCGGCGATCAGCGCGGTGAATATGATCGACTCGATTAACATTTTTTTGCTTAGTGTGTTTATCGCCGTCGCGACAGGCGGAACGGTTGTAGTTGCCCAGTATAAAGGGAGCGGCAACAACGCTATGGTCTCCAAGGCGACAGCCGGCGCCGTATCTTCCGTATCTTTACTGGCACTTGTCGTCGGGTTGTTCGGGGTGCTGTTTCACGGTCCTCTGCTTAACCTGCTGTTCGGCGCGGCGGCGCCGGATGTCATGGCCAATGGCAGGACCTATTTGATCGGCAGCAGCATCTCATTCTTAGGCATTGCGGTTGTGGAAGCGGTGTGCGGGGCCCTTCGGGGGATCGGCAGTACGCGGGCTTCGCTTTTTCTATCGCTGATTATGAATCTGATTTACGTCCTCTTAAATCTCGTATTTATTAATTTGCTGAATATGGGCGTTCTCGGTATGAGCATATCCATTAATATAGCCCGGTATTTGGCGGCGTTTTGCGCCCTGTACTATTTGTTCCGGCTGGACAGCAACCTGCAAATCAAGCTCCGCGACATCCTGTCACTCAATCTATCCATGTTGAAAAAAATTATGTTCATCGGCTTCCCGTTTGCGGCGGAGCAAATGTTCTTTAACGGGGGCAAGATTTTGACCCAAATCTTTATCGTAAGCTTAGGCACGTACGCGATTGCCGCCAATGCGATTGGCGCCGCTTTTGCCGGTGTTATGCAAATTCCCGCGAACGCACTGGCTTTGACTATTATTACCGTGGTCGGTCAATGCATGGGGCGGGGCGATGTTAACGATGCGAGAAAGTTCATTAAATCCTTTATTGTGGCGTCGTCGCTGTCCTTTGTGCTTATGGGATTGTTGATTTTGCCGTTCTTTGGGCCGCTCGTGTCGCTGTTTCACCCCCCTGCTGAAATTGTGGACGATATTTTCTTGATTGTACTTATCAATACGATTCTCCAAATTCCACTCTGGTCTATCAGCTTTATTGTTCCTTCGGGGCTTCGGGCGGCGGGCGATTCCAAGTTTACTTCGATCGTTTCCATGCTGTCCATGTGGCTGTTCCGCGTCGTGCTTGGTTATATTTTGGGCATTGTTCTGGACTTAGGCGTTCTTGGCGTCTGGCTTGCGATGGACTGTGAATGGGCTGTGCGGGGCGGG from Paenibacillus sophorae encodes:
- a CDS encoding LysR family transcriptional regulator, with translation MSLIKYEVFQKIVELGSLTRAAEALGLTQSAVSHAISSLEDEFGFVLLIRNRTGVRLTLNGERVLKHIRSLLNCDEQLKQEIAAIKGVEAGTIRIGTFSSVSINWLPGIISSFREEHPLIEVKLINGDYDEIEDWLKNGEIDFGFMSLPTLDNFEAIPLWLDRMVCIVPKQHPLSRCKRISYAQIEQESFIMPTKGCDQDVRRVLSKLPHQPRVQFEAGDDYAIIAMVESGLGISIISEMILSSRGHHVSMLELQAPSSRSLGIVIPSMKHASPATSKFIERTKLWVDNWRLSHGEFPLSELHQ
- a CDS encoding DUF4179 domain-containing protein, with the translated sequence MSMYTELNDLQLDVSEYEEMPLTEIERKKWEKRVLIKLHQRKHNYSKKWIGLAAALLLAIGVTIPLGKVSLAQMPFVTGLIEHFINGDKPANYSAYKTAIGEPAVNAYGKLTLNEVLVDADRLLISSTFEPAKGVSFDYQTFLSPHVLVNGEDLQKSGGAQSIKVNDGMYTIYGDIKMSHLPNDGPLQIKITYDTISKRKRIAIEEPWVFNITVSTSQLEKDTKTFTLGKTITLNNGEKVTLKKVIVTPVSTLIYYDATEASESTRFKLISSGGKEVPFSEGYGSSDIGDTSYTRYAPIDLEKETYSLIPVDENDEEIGPEVQIQ
- a CDS encoding sigma-70 family RNA polymerase sigma factor, with translation MKITEDNVVQQTKNRNERAIAFIIQMYGGLLTAIIKRHVQNSQLDYEECLDDVLLAIWHNIDAFDERKNTFKQWIAAIAKYRAIDYQRRMMRNRQQFISTEISDHLYQKQPISPKQDVEEVLAHLSSKERAIFEKYYLEGVSSREIALQMNVKESWIHNKLSRGRKKLKQIFIPKNEV
- a CDS encoding MATE family efflux transporter; this encodes MIQPNANVKQGFLEKYFSGQSMDYRQMISLFIPILIDQAFVVGLNLINTAMISSAGVAAISAVNMIDSINIFLLSVFIAVATGGTVVVAQYKGSGNNAMVSKATAGAVSSVSLLALVVGLFGVLFHGPLLNLLFGAAAPDVMANGRTYLIGSSISFLGIAVVEAVCGALRGIGSTRASLFLSLIMNLIYVLLNLVFINLLNMGVLGMSISINIARYLAAFCALYYLFRLDSNLQIKLRDILSLNLSMLKKIMFIGFPFAAEQMFFNGGKILTQIFIVSLGTYAIAANAIGAAFAGVMQIPANALALTIITVVGQCMGRGDVNDARKFIKSFIVASSLSFVLMGLLILPFFGPLVSLFHPPAEIVDDIFLIVLINTILQIPLWSISFIVPSGLRAAGDSKFTSIVSMLSMWLFRVVLGYILGIVLDLGVLGVWLAMDCEWAVRGGIFLKRFLGKKWYQHRLI
- a CDS encoding DMT family transporter — protein: MKPRNADLLMMLVTMSWGSSYLFMKNGLDSVSPFNLVALRFGLAFVLCAAIWLKRLRSTDKITLMYSFILGFLLFAVSASVIFGLGSTSTSNAGFLASLTVIFVPALSAIVLKQKPEAKLIVGACSALIGIGLLTISGPMSVKAGDLLCILAAMLYAAHILVTGAAAKTADTLNLGILQLGFAGGFGLSFSFMFEHPRLPESTGGWVSILMLSVVCSAIGYIVQSIAQKYTTPAHTGLVFSMEPVFAAIFAYLFANELLPLRGYVGAALILLGVLMAEMKRKSAAPGGIGYGKGEGVS